One window of Microcoleus vaginatus PCC 9802 genomic DNA carries:
- a CDS encoding biosynthetic arginine decarboxylase, with the protein MSSPATAAFSDLDPLSTHSPTVTSLATPDSALVTAAQLPQESWTIEDSEKLYRIQGWGEPYFSINAAGHVTVSPKGDRGGSLDLCELVESLKQRNLALPLLIRFSDILEDRIERLNSCFARAIARYNYKNVYRGVFPVKCNQHRQLIEDLVRFGQPHHFGLEAGSKPELMIALATLKNPGALLICNGYKDREYIETAILAQRLGQTSVIVLEQIEEVELAIAASKALGIKPILGVRAKLTTKGVGRWGGSTGDRAKFGLTIPEIIRAVGELEKAGMLDCLQLLHFHIGSQISSISVIKDAIREASHIYVELAKLGANMNYLDVGGGLGVDYDGSKTNFHASKNYNMQNYANDVVAGVKDACDERKIPVPIIISESGRAIASHQSVLVFDVLGTSDVPREVPEPVDENAHQIPRNLYEIYQSISPENYQEVYHDAIQFKEEAVSLFNLGYLGIAERAKTEQLYWACCDKIQALARQKEYVSEDLEDLEKVMASIYYINLSVFQSVPDSWAINQLFPIMPINRLDEEPTQRGILADLTCDSDGKIDQFIDLRDVKSVLELHTLKPGEPYYLALFLGGAYQEIMGNLHNLFGDANAVHIQLTPSGYHIEHVVKGDTMKEVLSYVQYDSENLVESIRRQTEAALQQNKITLSEAQLLLQNYERSLSQYTYLQS; encoded by the coding sequence ATGAGTTCCCCAGCCACCGCTGCTTTCTCCGATCTCGATCCGCTATCGACTCACTCGCCAACAGTCACGAGTTTGGCGACACCAGACAGTGCTTTGGTAACGGCGGCTCAACTGCCACAAGAATCTTGGACAATAGAAGATAGTGAGAAACTCTACCGAATTCAAGGTTGGGGCGAACCGTATTTTTCGATCAATGCAGCCGGTCACGTTACAGTGTCTCCCAAGGGCGATCGCGGCGGTTCCCTCGACTTGTGCGAACTGGTAGAATCCCTGAAACAGCGAAATTTGGCTTTGCCCCTGCTGATTCGATTTTCTGATATTTTGGAAGACCGGATCGAGCGCTTAAATTCGTGTTTTGCCAGAGCGATCGCTCGGTACAATTACAAAAATGTCTATCGGGGTGTCTTTCCAGTTAAATGCAACCAGCACCGACAATTAATTGAAGATTTGGTGCGTTTCGGTCAACCCCATCACTTCGGGCTCGAAGCCGGCTCCAAACCGGAATTAATGATAGCTTTGGCGACCTTAAAAAACCCAGGCGCTTTGTTAATTTGTAATGGTTACAAAGACCGCGAATACATCGAAACTGCTATTTTGGCGCAGCGGCTAGGGCAAACTTCCGTAATTGTACTGGAGCAAATAGAGGAAGTAGAACTCGCAATTGCCGCGAGCAAAGCATTAGGAATTAAACCGATTTTGGGAGTGCGAGCAAAACTCACTACCAAAGGCGTTGGCCGCTGGGGAGGTTCCACGGGCGATCGGGCAAAATTTGGCTTGACAATTCCTGAAATTATCCGTGCAGTCGGCGAACTAGAAAAAGCTGGAATGCTCGATTGTTTGCAGTTATTGCACTTCCACATCGGCTCTCAAATTTCCTCAATTAGTGTCATCAAAGACGCCATTCGAGAAGCCAGCCACATTTATGTAGAATTAGCTAAATTGGGAGCTAATATGAACTACTTGGACGTAGGCGGTGGACTCGGCGTTGACTACGACGGGTCTAAAACAAACTTCCACGCTTCCAAAAACTACAATATGCAAAACTACGCTAACGACGTAGTAGCGGGAGTGAAAGATGCCTGCGACGAGCGCAAAATCCCGGTTCCAATTATCATTAGCGAAAGCGGGCGGGCGATCGCTTCTCACCAATCAGTGTTAGTTTTTGACGTACTCGGTACTAGCGATGTCCCCAGAGAAGTACCAGAACCAGTAGATGAAAACGCGCACCAAATTCCGCGCAATCTCTACGAAATTTACCAATCTATTAGTCCCGAAAATTACCAAGAAGTTTATCACGATGCTATCCAATTCAAGGAAGAAGCAGTCAGTTTATTTAACTTAGGCTATTTGGGAATTGCGGAACGGGCGAAAACCGAACAGTTGTACTGGGCTTGCTGTGATAAAATACAGGCGCTCGCGCGGCAAAAAGAATATGTATCGGAGGATTTGGAAGACTTAGAAAAGGTGATGGCGTCCATTTATTACATCAACTTATCTGTTTTCCAGTCAGTACCGGACAGTTGGGCAATTAACCAATTGTTCCCTATTATGCCAATTAACCGGCTCGACGAAGAACCAACTCAACGCGGGATTTTAGCCGATCTTACCTGCGACAGCGACGGCAAAATCGACCAATTTATTGATTTGCGAGATGTGAAGTCGGTTTTGGAACTGCATACTCTGAAACCTGGAGAACCTTACTATTTGGCGCTATTTTTGGGAGGTGCTTATCAAGAAATTATGGGCAACCTTCACAACTTATTCGGCGATGCTAATGCAGTTCACATTCAGCTAACACCTTCTGGCTATCATATCGAACACGTTGTGAAAGGAGACACTATGAAAGAAGTCCTCAGCTACGTACAGTATGATTCAGAAAATTTGGTTGAAAGCATCCGCCGTCAGACAGAAGCAGCTTTGCAGCAAAATAAAATTACTCTTTCCGAGGCCCAACTTTTGCTGCAAAATTACGAGCGGAGTCTCAGCCAATATACTTATCTTCAGTCTTAA
- a CDS encoding NDP-sugar synthase, giving the protein MKAMILAAGKGTRVRPITQTIPKPMIPILQKPVMEFLVELLRQHGFDEIMVNVSHLADVIENYFRDGQKFGVQIAYSFEGRIEEGEMIGEALGSAGGMKRIQDFSPFFDDTFVVLCGDALIDLDLTAAVKWHREKGAIATIVMKSVSREEVPSYGVVVTDESGKIKAFQEKPSVEEALSTDINTGIYIFEPEIFDYIPSGEEYDIGSQLFPALVAEGAPFYGISMDFEWVDIGKVPDYWRAIQSVLLGQVKNVSIPGIEVRPGIYAGLNVAVNWDKVDITGPVYIGGMTIIEDGATIIGPTMIGPNCWLCSGATVENSVIFEYSRLGPEVRLVDKLVFGRYCVDKTGAAIDLQAAALDWLITDARQVLPTQDGEERRAIAEILRTE; this is encoded by the coding sequence ATGAAAGCGATGATTCTGGCGGCCGGTAAAGGCACTCGCGTCCGTCCCATTACTCAGACAATACCCAAACCGATGATTCCCATCCTGCAAAAGCCAGTGATGGAGTTTTTGGTCGAATTGCTCCGCCAGCACGGATTTGACGAAATTATGGTCAATGTTTCCCACCTGGCAGACGTGATTGAAAACTACTTCCGCGACGGTCAAAAGTTTGGGGTACAAATTGCCTATTCTTTTGAAGGGCGAATTGAGGAGGGAGAAATGATTGGAGAGGCTCTCGGTTCGGCTGGTGGCATGAAACGAATTCAGGACTTCTCGCCGTTTTTTGACGATACTTTTGTGGTGCTGTGCGGCGACGCTTTGATTGACTTGGACTTGACTGCTGCTGTGAAGTGGCACCGCGAAAAAGGGGCGATCGCTACTATTGTTATGAAATCGGTTTCCCGCGAGGAGGTTCCCAGTTACGGAGTGGTGGTAACAGACGAGTCTGGCAAAATAAAAGCTTTCCAAGAAAAACCTTCTGTAGAGGAAGCTCTGAGTACCGACATTAACACTGGTATTTATATTTTTGAACCGGAAATATTCGATTACATCCCCTCGGGTGAGGAATACGATATCGGTTCGCAGTTATTCCCCGCGCTAGTAGCAGAAGGCGCCCCTTTTTACGGGATTAGCATGGACTTTGAGTGGGTGGATATCGGCAAAGTTCCTGACTATTGGCGGGCAATTCAGAGCGTGCTCCTGGGACAAGTTAAAAATGTTTCGATTCCGGGAATTGAAGTACGCCCCGGCATTTACGCTGGTTTGAATGTAGCTGTTAACTGGGATAAGGTTGATATTACTGGGCCTGTTTACATTGGCGGGATGACGATCATTGAGGATGGAGCAACAATTATCGGCCCGACAATGATCGGCCCAAATTGTTGGCTTTGCAGTGGCGCCACTGTGGAAAACAGCGTGATTTTTGAGTATTCCCGTTTGGGCCCGGAGGTGCGGTTGGTTGACAAACTGGTGTTCGGGCGCTACTGCGTTGATAAAACCGGGGCTGCGATCGATTTGCAAGCGGCGGCTCTCGATTGGCTGATTACTGACGCTCGCCAAGTTTTACCGACTCAAGACGGAGAGGAGCGGCGGGCGATCGCAGAAATTCTCCGTACTGAATAA
- a CDS encoding segregation/condensation protein A, translated as MAVSRDQNGLETISEGIAILIDLAERGEIDPWDVKVIEVFDQCLSKLTNACDADQSKDFSDLSHSGQAFLYASMLVLLKAESIVLSEPPPNPDSADEATLEDAEHSGGRHLPQHLERQLRRRGVAQLPQKRPVTLPELIEQLQLMKAAMEQTVTPRRRPTSKMRSQAAQAIFELAHQENLVETASELERFLAQRGPEIDEGWLDLDKLLELWHHNDLHSPVNPEHPVSTEEVHLPNHDRVGIFWALLLLSAQSKVELLQEEFYQDLKIRAL; from the coding sequence ATGGCCGTTTCCCGAGACCAAAATGGCTTAGAAACGATTTCCGAGGGGATCGCAATTTTAATTGACCTAGCGGAACGGGGAGAAATTGATCCTTGGGACGTTAAGGTAATTGAAGTGTTCGATCAATGTCTGAGCAAGCTTACGAACGCCTGCGATGCTGATCAGAGTAAGGATTTCTCCGATTTGTCCCACTCCGGCCAAGCGTTTTTGTACGCTTCAATGCTGGTGTTGCTCAAAGCAGAAAGTATCGTCCTCTCAGAACCCCCCCCGAATCCCGACTCGGCCGATGAGGCGACACTCGAAGACGCAGAGCACTCAGGAGGGCGACACTTGCCACAGCATTTGGAGCGGCAATTGCGCCGTCGCGGTGTAGCTCAACTACCGCAAAAACGCCCGGTGACTCTCCCAGAACTGATTGAGCAGTTGCAGCTAATGAAAGCAGCAATGGAGCAGACTGTTACCCCCCGGCGTCGCCCTACCTCAAAAATGCGATCGCAAGCGGCCCAGGCTATCTTTGAGCTAGCTCACCAAGAAAATCTCGTAGAAACTGCTAGTGAACTCGAACGGTTTCTGGCTCAGCGGGGTCCGGAAATTGACGAAGGTTGGCTGGACTTGGACAAATTGCTAGAGCTCTGGCACCATAACGATTTGCACTCTCCTGTCAACCCAGAACACCCGGTATCGACTGAGGAAGTTCACTTGCCAAATCATGACCGCGTGGGTATTTTTTGGGCGTTGTTGCTGCTATCGGCTCAGTCTAAAGTAGAGTTGCTTCAAGAGGAGTTTTACCAAGACCTCAAAATCCGCGCGCTTTGA
- a CDS encoding LapA family protein encodes MRALNFFFIFLICLALVFFSIENTQPVAIQVIQGVQVKAPLCVELIVATGLGATLAWLFSLWSRMQRTLASRQQLRQVREKEQRIQELEQDLERYKAEVEAKQPLLESAEPISLEIAAIEGTTAEMTAN; translated from the coding sequence ATGCGAGCGCTAAATTTCTTCTTCATCTTTCTGATTTGCTTGGCTCTAGTATTTTTCAGTATCGAAAATACACAGCCAGTCGCGATTCAAGTTATCCAAGGCGTCCAAGTTAAAGCTCCGCTGTGCGTAGAACTAATTGTAGCGACCGGATTAGGGGCAACACTAGCGTGGCTGTTCAGTCTGTGGTCGAGAATGCAGCGAACCCTCGCCTCGCGCCAACAGCTCCGCCAAGTTCGCGAAAAAGAGCAGCGGATTCAGGAATTAGAACAAGATCTCGAACGCTATAAAGCAGAAGTAGAAGCCAAACAACCTTTGTTAGAAAGTGCAGAACCGATAAGTTTAGAAATAGCAGCCATTGAGGGCACAACTGCTGAAATGACCGCCAATTAA
- a CDS encoding DUF3153 domain-containing protein produces the protein MKEQNVKDGTRKKKKHFFFILPLVFCLLTLVTGCVQYDVGVNFESQTRGEIVQHIKLGERLTSFSSETVAEWLKSVERRVRLLDGKTKRLSPTEVLVKIPFNNGAELQDKFNQFYNPIAPTTKYRTGSPLETDLPKFESHLSVKQNNLLLVLRNRLSLELDLRSLSLLSSNGSLLLSPGGLLELDFSLNTPWGAESIETAAGALVPETYQQGKQLVWKLKPGEVNYLEAIFWIPSPVGIGALIIALFVAAGIALKYKILPALLIGKKPQNIGQT, from the coding sequence ATGAAAGAGCAAAATGTCAAGGATGGAACTCGGAAGAAGAAAAAGCACTTTTTCTTTATTTTACCTTTGGTTTTTTGCCTTTTAACTCTAGTGACTGGATGTGTTCAGTACGATGTCGGGGTTAACTTTGAGAGTCAAACTCGTGGCGAAATCGTGCAGCACATTAAACTGGGGGAAAGGTTGACGAGCTTCAGCAGCGAAACTGTTGCAGAATGGTTGAAAAGCGTAGAACGCCGGGTGAGGTTGCTGGACGGAAAAACTAAACGGCTTTCCCCCACAGAAGTTCTAGTGAAGATTCCTTTCAATAATGGAGCCGAGTTGCAAGACAAGTTCAACCAATTTTACAATCCGATCGCACCAACCACAAAATATCGAACCGGAAGTCCCCTAGAAACAGATTTGCCCAAGTTTGAATCTCACCTTAGTGTCAAGCAGAATAATTTGTTATTGGTGCTGCGAAATCGGTTGAGTTTGGAATTGGATTTGCGCTCTCTTTCACTGCTTTCTTCTAATGGCAGTCTGCTGCTGAGTCCGGGGGGACTGTTGGAGCTAGACTTTAGCTTGAACACGCCTTGGGGCGCCGAAAGTATTGAAACAGCCGCCGGTGCGCTGGTTCCCGAAACCTATCAGCAAGGAAAACAGTTAGTTTGGAAGCTCAAACCCGGAGAAGTTAACTATTTGGAGGCGATATTCTGGATTCCCAGTCCCGTAGGAATTGGGGCGCTGATTATTGCCTTATTTGTAGCCGCGGGCATTGCTTTGAAATATAAAATATTGCCAGCACTCTTAATCGGCAAGAAACCGCAAAACATCGGTCAAACCTAA
- a CDS encoding TldD/PmbA family protein, protein MSDSTVDQILKLASQRADAAEVYYLSSQDTPIEFENNRLKSLQTKALQGVALRLIYKGKIGFASSTDLTRIDDLVDAAIQTAEIGDPAEFELASNFHLKGPETTYTPPTTQELVENGKNLIEQVHAYNPDIMVDVGFHVRSGRVKIATTQDLYAERSSQIISGSIAGNLVQGEDFMQAYSYDVARDRPLDTNSILESLLEKYRLAEHSATITSGSYPVLFTPRAAASTLGGLFDTILSGQAVVQKASPLADKIGETLFDERFTFFEDPTLGPSACPFDDEGTPTTRKVLIDKGTVTGFYWDRRWAARAGVQSTGNGFRGGLSRPGPDLTNFCISPGNTATQDLIASMDEGLIVEQVLGAGQSNQLAGEFSVNLDLGYKVEKGKIVGRVKNTMVAGSIFEAFKNLADLSSEAEWVGGAAYLPSMLFQQLGVASRQ, encoded by the coding sequence GTGAGCGATTCAACCGTAGACCAGATTTTGAAATTGGCCTCTCAGCGCGCCGATGCGGCTGAAGTCTACTACCTGTCGAGTCAAGACACCCCCATCGAATTTGAAAACAATCGTCTCAAATCCCTACAAACCAAAGCACTGCAAGGCGTAGCACTCCGGCTAATTTACAAAGGCAAAATCGGTTTTGCTAGTTCCACAGATTTAACGCGGATAGACGATTTAGTAGATGCAGCGATTCAAACAGCCGAAATCGGCGACCCCGCAGAATTTGAACTCGCCTCCAACTTCCACCTAAAAGGCCCGGAAACCACCTACACTCCGCCCACAACTCAAGAATTAGTCGAAAACGGCAAAAACCTGATTGAGCAAGTTCACGCCTACAATCCCGATATTATGGTAGATGTCGGCTTTCACGTCCGCAGTGGCCGCGTGAAAATTGCCACCACGCAAGACCTGTATGCCGAAAGAAGCAGCCAAATAATCAGCGGCTCGATCGCGGGAAATTTGGTACAGGGAGAAGACTTTATGCAAGCATACAGTTACGACGTTGCGCGCGATCGTCCCCTGGACACCAACAGCATCCTCGAATCACTCCTCGAAAAATACCGCCTCGCCGAACATTCAGCCACCATCACCAGCGGTTCCTACCCAGTATTATTTACCCCCAGAGCCGCCGCTAGCACCCTCGGGGGCCTCTTTGATACCATCCTTTCAGGTCAAGCAGTAGTTCAAAAAGCCTCTCCCCTAGCCGACAAAATCGGCGAAACCTTATTTGACGAACGCTTTACCTTTTTTGAAGACCCCACTTTAGGCCCTTCTGCTTGTCCCTTTGACGACGAAGGTACACCCACCACCCGCAAAGTCTTGATAGACAAAGGTACTGTCACCGGATTTTATTGGGATCGCAGATGGGCCGCTCGCGCCGGTGTACAATCAACCGGCAACGGTTTTCGTGGCGGATTGTCTCGCCCAGGCCCTGATTTGACTAACTTTTGCATTTCCCCCGGAAATACCGCCACTCAAGACTTGATTGCTAGCATGGACGAAGGTCTAATAGTAGAGCAGGTTTTAGGTGCCGGTCAGTCCAATCAGTTAGCTGGCGAATTTTCTGTCAATTTGGACTTAGGCTATAAAGTAGAAAAAGGCAAAATTGTGGGTCGCGTCAAGAATACAATGGTGGCAGGCAGCATTTTTGAAGCATTTAAAAATTTGGCAGATTTGAGTAGCGAAGCCGAATGGGTAGGCGGTGCAGCCTATTTGCCGAGTATGCTGTTTCAACAGTTGGGTGTAGCTTCGAGGCAATAA
- a CDS encoding tetratricopeptide repeat protein — protein sequence MTSEKLEIVQTEYQAGQVAFESGRYAEAVQSLETATGLVDRNSRLGGEVQMWLVTAYEASGNTERAIELCRKLTRHPRQETRQQAKRLLFILEAPKLTIPPEWMVKIPDLAALDENQSISFQANPNADIKYAKPKPVVPEPVDLSQVNTKDNRFIWVALIAIGLILGALFISY from the coding sequence GTGACTTCAGAAAAGTTAGAAATTGTTCAAACTGAGTACCAAGCTGGGCAAGTAGCTTTTGAGAGTGGCCGGTATGCTGAAGCTGTGCAGAGTTTAGAAACAGCAACCGGTTTAGTCGATCGAAATTCCCGGTTGGGCGGTGAGGTACAGATGTGGCTAGTGACAGCCTACGAAGCCTCTGGCAATACAGAAAGGGCGATCGAGCTTTGCCGCAAGCTCACCCGCCATCCCCGCCAAGAAACCCGCCAACAAGCAAAGCGCTTGCTGTTCATTCTCGAAGCTCCCAAACTCACTATCCCTCCTGAATGGATGGTGAAAATCCCTGATTTGGCAGCTTTAGATGAAAATCAATCAATCAGTTTTCAAGCTAATCCAAACGCTGATATCAAGTACGCTAAACCCAAGCCAGTCGTACCAGAGCCTGTAGATTTGAGTCAGGTTAATACGAAAGATAATAGGTTTATCTGGGTGGCGTTAATTGCGATCGGGCTAATTTTAGGCGCCTTATTTATTAGTTATTAA
- a CDS encoding single-stranded DNA-binding protein: protein MSLNVVTLVGRVGGDPDVKYFESGTVKCNLTLAVNRRTKNSDQPDWFNLEIWGKTAQIAADYVRKGSLIGVTGSLKFDRWQDRNTGSNRSKPVIKVDHLDLLGSKRDNESGMSQQNSEF, encoded by the coding sequence ATGAGTCTTAATGTTGTGACTTTAGTAGGCCGCGTCGGCGGCGACCCGGACGTGAAGTATTTTGAGTCGGGTACAGTTAAGTGTAATTTGACGCTGGCAGTGAACCGCAGAACCAAGAACAGCGATCAACCAGACTGGTTCAATCTGGAAATCTGGGGCAAAACAGCGCAGATTGCTGCTGACTACGTTCGCAAAGGCTCTCTAATTGGCGTAACAGGCTCTTTGAAGTTCGATCGCTGGCAAGACCGCAATACGGGTTCAAATCGCTCGAAGCCGGTAATTAAGGTAGACCATTTAGACTTGCTGGGTTCCAAACGCGACAACGAGTCGGGTATGTCGCAACAAAACAGCGAATTCTAG
- a CDS encoding rod shape-determining protein has product MGIDLGTANTLVYVSGKGIVLQEPSVVAIDQDLKIPLAVGEEAKKMLGRTPGNVIALRPLRDGVIADFDTAELMLKTFIRRVHEGRSLVSPRIIIGIPSGVTGVERRAVIEAATQAGAREVRLIDEPIAAAIGAGLPVAEATGNMIIDIGGGTTEVAVLSLQGTVISESVRVAGDELNEAIVQYMKKVHNLVIGERTAEEIKIQVGSAYPTPEDDDVMMEVRGLHLLSGLPRTVTIKGPEIRESMSEPLSVIVEAVKRTLERTPPELAADIIDRGIMLAGGGALMKGLDTLISHETGIVTHVAADPLCCVVLGTGRVLENKQLERVFSGQSSRNM; this is encoded by the coding sequence ATGGGTATCGACCTCGGTACTGCTAACACGCTCGTTTATGTATCGGGCAAAGGTATTGTTCTGCAGGAACCTTCTGTAGTGGCGATCGACCAAGATTTAAAAATACCGCTGGCTGTTGGAGAAGAAGCCAAAAAAATGCTCGGGCGCACGCCGGGGAATGTCATAGCACTGCGCCCGCTTCGCGACGGGGTAATTGCAGACTTCGATACGGCGGAACTGATGCTCAAGACTTTTATCCGCAGGGTTCACGAAGGCCGAAGCTTAGTTTCGCCGCGGATAATTATTGGCATCCCCAGCGGTGTCACCGGAGTGGAGAGGCGTGCTGTCATTGAGGCGGCGACTCAGGCCGGTGCTAGAGAAGTACGGTTAATTGATGAACCCATCGCTGCGGCGATCGGGGCTGGACTGCCTGTTGCTGAGGCCACTGGCAATATGATTATAGATATCGGCGGAGGTACGACGGAAGTTGCGGTTTTGAGTTTGCAAGGTACGGTGATCAGTGAGTCTGTGCGGGTAGCCGGCGACGAACTCAATGAGGCGATCGTCCAATACATGAAAAAAGTTCACAATTTGGTTATCGGCGAACGCACTGCTGAAGAAATTAAAATTCAGGTTGGTTCTGCATATCCAACTCCAGAGGATGACGATGTAATGATGGAAGTGCGCGGATTGCACTTACTGTCTGGTTTGCCGCGAACTGTTACTATCAAAGGCCCAGAAATTCGTGAAAGTATGTCGGAACCGCTTTCAGTAATTGTGGAAGCTGTCAAGCGTACTTTGGAACGCACTCCCCCGGAATTAGCAGCAGATATTATTGACAGGGGAATTATGCTGGCTGGTGGTGGCGCGCTGATGAAAGGTTTAGATACTCTGATCAGTCACGAAACAGGAATTGTCACTCACGTGGCAGCAGATCCTCTGTGCTGCGTGGTTTTGGGAACTGGTAGGGTATTGGAAAACAAACAGTTGGAACGGGTTTTCAGCGGGCAGTCGTCGCGTAATATGTAG
- the mreC gene encoding rod shape-determining protein MreC, whose translation MLKNTFRKWWDLRLPIALLGLAVTAAWGVRQTQGAAVFEVYNWVTRPFHANGSGQEELISARTQELQAQLLELENQNQKLKELLGYVSPKKPQGIVAPIVGRSADHWWQQVTLGRGSNDGIKTDFTVMGPGGLVGRVVSVTPNTSLVLLVSDATSQLGVGITRSRHMGFMRGKGGNQAVMEFFENVPNVKPGDVVSTSSYSQLFPPGLPVGKVVSVDMNKTPAPEAVVEFSAPMNALEWAVVYPHSKQAEPQDSQSQSSAPSEGVQQQ comes from the coding sequence ATGCTAAAAAATACATTCCGAAAGTGGTGGGATCTGCGGCTGCCAATTGCTCTTTTAGGTTTAGCTGTAACTGCCGCTTGGGGAGTTCGACAAACACAAGGTGCGGCAGTATTTGAAGTTTACAATTGGGTGACTCGTCCGTTTCACGCCAACGGCTCTGGGCAAGAGGAACTCATCTCGGCGCGCACTCAAGAACTGCAAGCGCAGCTATTAGAATTAGAAAATCAAAATCAGAAGCTAAAAGAGCTTTTAGGTTACGTTTCGCCTAAGAAACCTCAAGGAATTGTAGCTCCTATTGTCGGTCGCAGCGCGGACCACTGGTGGCAGCAAGTAACCTTGGGGCGTGGCAGTAACGATGGCATTAAAACAGATTTTACTGTGATGGGTCCCGGCGGTTTAGTAGGCAGGGTGGTCAGCGTTACTCCTAATACTAGCTTGGTGCTGTTAGTCAGCGACGCTACGAGTCAATTGGGTGTGGGAATTACCCGCAGTCGCCACATGGGTTTTATGCGCGGCAAAGGCGGAAATCAGGCTGTGATGGAGTTTTTTGAGAATGTTCCCAATGTCAAGCCTGGGGATGTGGTTTCAACTTCTTCTTACAGTCAGTTGTTCCCTCCTGGTTTGCCGGTCGGAAAAGTGGTTTCGGTGGATATGAATAAAACTCCGGCTCCAGAAGCTGTTGTTGAGTTCTCTGCACCGATGAATGCTCTGGAGTGGGCGGTGGTTTACCCCCACTCTAAGCAAGCCGAACCACAGGATTCGCAGAGCCAATCTTCTGCACCATCTGAGGGAGTACAGCAGCAATGA
- the mreD gene encoding rod shape-determining protein MreD, with the protein MSSRSRQFLNFAVTFLSVMLCILILPTRMPGMELLGIGPNWLLIWLVAWSIKRKRTVWGAASMGLVLGFLQDAMTAPHPTHAVSLVVVGVLTVVLQKTWSIPVDIVERDPIPIALIVFGMAVVAETVMGLQFFTMGDRALLEIWSYHQRVALCSAILSSLWAPVIYFPLNRLWEMTRNVEKP; encoded by the coding sequence ATGTCTTCGCGATCGCGCCAATTTCTCAACTTCGCAGTTACATTTCTATCTGTGATGCTGTGCATACTGATATTGCCCACTCGGATGCCGGGAATGGAATTGCTGGGAATTGGACCGAACTGGCTGTTAATTTGGTTGGTAGCTTGGAGTATTAAGCGGAAACGTACAGTTTGGGGAGCTGCTAGCATGGGCTTGGTTTTAGGGTTTCTTCAAGATGCGATGACGGCTCCTCATCCCACCCATGCTGTCAGTCTAGTTGTTGTAGGAGTCTTAACAGTGGTTTTGCAAAAAACCTGGTCGATTCCGGTAGATATTGTTGAGAGAGATCCGATCCCGATCGCGCTAATTGTGTTTGGGATGGCGGTGGTAGCGGAAACCGTGATGGGGCTGCAATTTTTTACTATGGGCGATCGGGCTTTACTGGAAATTTGGAGCTATCACCAGCGAGTGGCTTTGTGTTCTGCTATTCTTAGCAGTCTTTGGGCTCCGGTGATTTATTTTCCGCTCAATCGTTTGTGGGAAATGACCAGGAATGTAGAAAAGCCTTAG
- a CDS encoding HAD family hydrolase has protein sequence MLTAVAQNSENLQYKLPSETDSSPRMTVFCDLDGPIVDVSDRYYATYKQGLADTQAAYLDRGINLNLQILSKQQFWQMKQNRVPDAEIAKSSGLSGEEIHVFLGCVSRIVNQPDLLHLDRIQPGVQWAIGLLHSRGVRLILVTLRPRNQAVQLLQNYGLARLFTSIRGTQMADAAYHNYTALKTELLAEVAEEFESSLGSAWMIGDTEADILAGKALGIPTIAVTCGIRSRYQLQKHQPNFILSNLIIAVHHLLGSRQQVIVE, from the coding sequence ATGTTAACTGCTGTCGCCCAAAACTCCGAAAACCTTCAGTACAAGCTACCATCAGAGACTGACTCATCCCCCCGGATGACGGTATTTTGCGATTTAGACGGGCCCATAGTCGATGTGTCCGATCGCTACTATGCCACCTATAAACAAGGATTAGCCGATACTCAAGCAGCTTATCTTGATCGGGGAATCAACCTCAACCTTCAAATACTCAGCAAACAGCAGTTTTGGCAAATGAAACAAAACCGAGTGCCGGATGCTGAAATAGCCAAAAGTTCCGGCTTGTCGGGAGAAGAAATTCACGTTTTTCTCGGATGCGTGAGTCGGATTGTCAATCAGCCAGACTTGTTGCACTTAGATCGCATCCAGCCGGGAGTGCAATGGGCGATCGGACTTCTGCACTCCCGCGGCGTGCGGCTGATTTTAGTCACCCTGCGGCCGAGAAATCAAGCCGTTCAACTGTTACAAAATTACGGTTTAGCCAGACTGTTTACCAGCATTCGCGGAACTCAGATGGCCGATGCTGCCTATCACAACTATACAGCCTTAAAAACTGAATTGTTGGCTGAAGTTGCAGAAGAATTTGAGTCATCGCTGGGTTCGGCTTGGATGATCGGAGATACAGAAGCAGACATCCTCGCAGGAAAAGCATTGGGAATACCTACAATTGCCGTTACCTGCGGGATTCGCAGCCGCTATCAACTCCAAAAGCACCAGCCTAATTTCATTCTCAGCAACTTGATTATTGCCGTTCATCACTTATTAGGTTCCCGACAACAAGTAATAGTAGAATGA